The following proteins are encoded in a genomic region of Takifugu rubripes chromosome 21, fTakRub1.2, whole genome shotgun sequence:
- the bmp3 gene encoding bone morphogenetic protein 3: MALYSRFVLMLLYGWTYLCVGYCAMLKTDSFPERRSVDFTHSLDGGHPVKEDGDRLLQDTMTEHMQMLYAKYNQAGFPFKDGNTIRSFKAHWGMLNNKRLQIFNLTSLTKSEDVLSATLHYYIGDLQNSTHGCFGSRGCGRHGPRRHSHIHMVIWSFASVDNKLRTLGHFRINVSTLYRDFISWQWKDITRVVSQAKNHDELLIGIDVTSQGPQPWKKLLSDRSPYILVYANDSAISEPESVVATLQRHQPTGGEGTTPPGSLKLNNTKGDQLRHKRSVNILLPLQNNELPGPEYPYETTGWDETSPYEPYENKPARRPRKKPRKNQRHKMPLLQFDEQTIKKARKKQWNEPRNCARRYLKVDFADIGWSEWIISPKSFDAYYCSGSCQFPMPKALKPSNHATIQSIVRAVGVVPGIPEPCCVPQKMSSLSILFFDEDKNVVLKVYPDMTVDSCACR; encoded by the exons ATGGCTCTGTACTCCCGGTTTGTGCTCATGCTGCTCTACGGATGGACTTATCTCTGCGTCGGATACTGCGCGATGTTGAAGACGGACAGTTTCCCTGAGCGACGGTCGGTGGATTTTACTCACTCGCTGGATGGAGGACACCCGGTGAAGGAGGACGGGGACCGTCTGTTGCAGGATACAATGACGGAACACATGCAGATGCTTTACGCCAAGTATAATCAGGCTGGATTTCCCTTCAAGGATGGAAACACTATCCGCAGTTTCAAAGCGCACTGGG GCATGCTCAACAACAAGCGTCTTCAGATTTTCAACCTGACCTCTCTCACAAAGTCAGAGGACGTCCTGTCAGCCACTCTTCATTATTACATCGGAGACCTTCAGAACAgcacccacggctgctttggctccagAGGCTGCGGCCGCCACGGCCCCCGAAGACACAGCCACATTCACATGGTTATCTGGAGCTTTGCCTCTGTGGATAACAAGCTGAGGACTCTTGGACATTTCCGGATCAACGTGTCCACCCTGTATAGGGACTTCATATCTTGGCAGTGGAAGGACATTACTCGTGTGGTCAGCCAGGCTAAAAACCATGACGAGCTGCTCATTGGTATCGACGTGACCTCACAGGGGCCCCAGCCGTGGAAGAAGCTTCTGTCAGACCGCTCACCTTATATCCTGGTCTATGCCAACGATTCTGCCATTTCAGAACCAGAAAGTGTGGTAGCTACTCTCCAACGGCACCAGCCAACAGGGGGGGAAGGCACCACGCCTCCCGGGTCCCTTAAACTGAACAATACCAAAGGTGATCAGCTGAGGCACAAACGCTCGGTGAACATTCTCCTTCCACTGCAGAACAATGAACTTCCCGGGCCCGAGTATCCCTACGAGACCACAGGCTGGGACGAGACGAGTCCATACGAACCTTATGAAAACAAGCCAGCCCGCCGGCCACGTAAGAAACCACGCAAGAACCAGAGGCACAAGATGCCCCTGCTGCAGTTCGACGAGCAGACAATTAAAAAGGCACGAAAGAAGCAGTGGAACGAGCCGAGGAACTGCGCTCGGAGATACCTGAAGGTGGACTTTGCTGACATTGGATGGAGCGAGTGGATTATATCACCCAAGTCTTTTGATGCCTACTACTGTTCAGGGTCCTGCCAGTTCCCCATGCCCAAG GCCCTGAAGCCGTCGAACCACGCCACCATCCAGAGCATAGTGCGCGCAGTGGGCGTCGTCCCAGGTATTCCTGAGCCGTGCTGCGTCCCGCAGAAGATGTCTTCCCTCAGCATCCTCTTCTTCGATGAAGACAAGAACGTAGTTCTTAAAGTCTACCCCGACATGACTGTCGATTCGTGTGCCTGTAGATAG